A part of Paenibacillus sp. 481 genomic DNA contains:
- the vanG gene encoding D-alanine--D-serine ligase VanG: protein MKKTVAVLFGGCSNEYKVSLNSAASVIEHLDTEQYNLVMIGITQAGNWLRYSGSIEDIRNDHWHMHASCIPSFISPSREIRGLIELVNTEYHIVPLDIVFPVLHGKYGEDGTLQGLLELSGIPFVGCEMLSSAIGMDKEIAHTLVRAAGIRTSRSVTIFKGEPMEQSLATAAQLEFPLFIKPAKSGSSLGITKAHNEQELISGMELAFLHDHKVVIEQQVEGFEVGCAVLGHHSDPIIGVIDEIEITGDFFNFTEKYTLHSSTIHLPARIDAATADKVTQTALRIYKTLGCKGFARVDMFLTPDYDIVFNEVNTIPGFTSNSRYPNMLRASGLSYAEILDRLLQLAVEGGQG, encoded by the coding sequence ATGAAAAAGACAGTTGCTGTATTGTTCGGCGGTTGCTCCAATGAATACAAAGTATCATTGAACTCAGCCGCTTCCGTGATCGAGCATTTAGATACTGAGCAATATAACCTTGTGATGATAGGCATTACACAAGCGGGGAATTGGCTCAGATATAGCGGCAGTATCGAGGATATACGTAACGACCATTGGCATATGCATGCTAGCTGTATTCCTTCCTTTATATCACCGAGTAGAGAAATACGAGGGCTGATTGAACTTGTAAATACGGAATATCATATCGTTCCGCTTGATATAGTCTTTCCCGTGCTGCACGGAAAATATGGGGAGGACGGAACCTTGCAAGGTTTGCTAGAACTGTCGGGTATTCCGTTTGTAGGGTGCGAGATGCTTTCCTCCGCGATCGGGATGGATAAGGAGATTGCACATACGTTAGTGCGGGCAGCTGGTATTCGCACGTCCCGCTCTGTCACTATTTTCAAAGGTGAACCTATGGAACAATCGCTTGCGACGGCAGCGCAGCTGGAGTTTCCGTTATTTATCAAACCTGCAAAGTCAGGGTCTTCTTTGGGAATTACGAAAGCGCACAACGAGCAAGAGTTAATAAGCGGGATGGAACTTGCTTTTTTACACGATCACAAGGTCGTGATCGAACAACAGGTTGAAGGATTTGAAGTGGGCTGCGCCGTGCTGGGCCATCATTCCGATCCGATCATCGGTGTTATTGATGAAATTGAAATAACGGGCGACTTTTTTAATTTTACCGAAAAGTATACGCTGCACAGCTCGACCATTCACCTGCCAGCACGAATAGACGCGGCCACAGCGGACAAGGTAACACAAACGGCGCTGCGTATTTATAAGACGCTGGGTTGCAAAGGGTTTGCAAGAGTCGATATGTTCCTGACTCCCGACTATGACATTGTATTTAATGAGGTCAACACGATTCCCGGGTTCACGTCTAACTCTAGATATCCGAACATGCTACGGGCTAGCGGGTTATCTTATGCGGAAATTCTCGATCGACTGTTACAGCTCGCAGTAGAGGGGGGTCAAGGATGA